One genomic segment of Drosophila melanogaster chromosome 3L includes these proteins:
- the PAN3 gene encoding Poly(A) specific ribonuclease subunit PAN3, isoform C, protein MPVYTAAMDPIFFSPTNGIPSESKLATYMNRQNVATPSGYGLNNGFSLLNLDSPLNKKSQVTPQSPEFIPTRLGSTPNFYAPYHNAPMQLSNGLNGVNGLTAAAAAAAAAAAAAAAAVPSSTSSASSASVTISKTANGGASMLALQKTASIASVTIAQQQPQHPQKQQQHPPSVGGGAVSAASAPIAISGAPPNPAAAPFVSSMSAQTPLKGRGAMMRQESPTAAMISGAGPGEKSPPHGMTPHGASPIPSALPTSVHQENVGGTIYFYPTANAQNSQPVVNSMVVDGTHPALHGVSAVAPMSAGVPAAMMYTGHVYPGPSSNVVTMQPKTLLESAFFMPDEMRAEVLARNEISNLIMDAAEAAQHALPLEVENYHALYPLEPPAQPLHAKLTFPATTYRATHNTTGYKYCLRRIHGFRLQSTKCMTLVEMWKKLQHTNVVQLREVFTTKAFGDNSLVLVYDYHPGSQTLLAKYFTPAPETNGYTDPFQGEARPFSHKSNMQRTSNGPLLPEATIWSIIMQLTAGLKAIHHAGLACKVLDPTKIIVTGKRVRFSSCCISDITQFDPNASNPLALVNMHQQDDLTALGRLVLALACRCLQSVQRDNVQSSIDMVTRNYSTDLRNFIVYLFTTNNRRSVTDLMPMIGARFYTQLDALQSKIDMQEDELAKEMENGRLYRILVKLNSINERPDFNLDCTWSETGDRYMLKLFRDYLFHSVTEDGRPWLDHAHIVQCLNKLDAGSIERVQLMSRDEQSVLIVSYAELKNCLENAFSELMSSAAN, encoded by the exons ATACGGCTGCTATGGATCCAATTTTCTTCTCGCCAACGAATGGAATACCGTCAGAGAGTAAACTCGCCACTTATATG AATCGACAGAATGTCGCCACACCGAGCGGTTATGGGCTGAATAACGGGTTCTCACTACTTAATTTGGATTCGCCCCTAAATAAAAAGTCCCAG GTCACGCCGCAGTCGCCCGAGTTCATTCCAACGCGCCTTGGCTCGACGCCCAACTTCTATGCACCATATCACAACGCGCCCATGCAATTAAGTAATGGGCTCAATGGCGTCAATGGGTTAacagccgccgcagcagcagcagcagcagccgccgccgccgccgcagcagcagttcCCTCCTCCACGTCATCGGCGTCCTCCGCCTCGGTGACCATCAGCAAAACGGCCAACGGTGGCGCCTCCATGCTCGCCCTGCAAAAGACCGCATCCATCGCCTCTGTAACCATCgcacaacagcagccacagcatccacagaaacagcaacagcatccgCCGTCGGTGGGCGGAGGAGCTGTGTCCGCCGCCTCCGCCCCCATTGCCATTAGTGGCGCTCCACCGAATCCCGCCGCAGCTCCGTTCGTCAGCAGCATGTCCGCTCAGACGCCGCTCAAGGGGAGGGGCGCCATGATGCGCCAGGAATCACCAACGGCAGCCATGATTTCGGGCGCAGGGCCAGGTGAGAAGTCGCCACCGCACGGGATGACGCCGCACGGAGCATCGCCCATACCATCAGCGCTGCCCACCAGCGTGCACCAG GAGAACGTAGGCGGCACCATATACTTCTATCCGACTGCCAACGCACAGAACAGCCAGCCCGTCGTCAATTCCATGGTGGTGGATGGAACGCATCCGGCTCTCCATGGCGTGAGTGCTGTGGCGCCGATGAGTGCGGGCGTTCCGGCGGCCATGATGTACACGGGGCATGTGTATCCGGGACCGTCCTCCAACGTGGTCACCATGCAGCCAAAGACGCTGCTGGAGTCGGCCTTCTTTATGCCCGACGAGATGCGCGCCGAAGTCCTCGCCCGCAACGAGATCTCTAACCTGATCATGGACGCAGCGGAGGCTGCGCAGCACGCTCTACCGCTGGAGGTGGAGAACTACCATGCCCTGTATCCACTGGAACCGCCGGCGCAGCCGTTGCACGCCAAGCTCACGTTCCCCGCCACCACTTATAGGGCCACGCACAACACGACGGGCTACAAGTACTGCCTGCGAAGAATACATG GTTTCCGCCTGCAGTCGACCAAGTGCATGACGCTGGTGGAGATGTGGAAGAAGCTGCAGCACACGAATGTGGTACAACTGCGTGAGGTGTTCACGACGAAAGCATTTGGTGATAACT CTTTAGTATTAGTGTACGACTATCATCCCGGCTCACAAACATTACTGGCCAAATACTTCACTCCGGCGCCAGAGACCAACGGGTACACTGATCCATTCCAAGGCGAGGCCCGCCCCTTCAG TCATAAGAGTAACATGCAGCGAACGAGCAATGGACCGCTGCTACCGGAGGCCACCATCTGGTCGATCATCATGCAGCTGACCGCCGGCTTAAAAGCCATCCACCATGCCGGTCTTGCCTGCAA GGTTCTGGATCCCACAAAGATTATAGTGACGGGCAAGCGTGTACGGTTTAGCTCATGCTGCATTTCGGATATAACGCAATTCGATCCGAATGCATCCAATCCCTTGGCGCTGGTTAATATGCATCAGCAG GACGATCTGACCGCTTTGGGTCGCTTAGTATTAGCTTTGGCCTGCCGCTGTCTTCAATCCGTGCAACGCGACAATGTCCAGTCCAGCATCGATATGGTCACGCGAAACTACTCCACCGATCTGCGAAACTTTATTGT TTACCTCTTCACCACCAATAATCGTCGCTCCGTGACCGACCTGATGCCGATGATTGGTGCCCGCTTCTATACGCAACTGGATGCACTGCAGAGCAAAATTGATATGCAGGAGGACGAGTTGGCCAAGGAGATGGAGAACGGGCGGTTATATCGCATTTTGGTCAAACTTAATAGCATCAACGAGCGACCCGA CTTTAATCTGGACTGCACTTGGTCTGAGACTGGTGATAGATACATGTTGAAATTATTCCGTGATTATTTGTTCCATTCCGTCACTGAGGATGGCCGGCCCTGGCTAGATCACGCACACATTGTACAATGCCTCAACAAGCTGGATGCTGGCTCCATAGAGCGC GTGCAACTGATGTCCCGCGACGAGCAATCGGTACTCATCGTCTCCTATGCTGAACTCAAGAATTGTCTGGAGAACGCCTTCTCCGAACTGATGTCAAGTGCGGCCAACTGA
- the PAN3 gene encoding Poly(A) specific ribonuclease subunit PAN3, isoform D yields MDPIFFSPTNGIPSESKLATYMVTPQSPEFIPTRLGSTPNFYAPYHNAPMQLSNGLNGVNGLTAAAAAAAAAAAAAAAAVPSSTSSASSASVTISKTANGGASMLALQKTASIASVTIAQQQPQHPQKQQQHPPSVGGGAVSAASAPIAISGAPPNPAAAPFVSSMSAQTPLKGRGAMMRQESPTAAMISGAGPGEKSPPHGMTPHGASPIPSALPTSVHQENVGGTIYFYPTANAQNSQPVVNSMVVDGTHPALHGVSAVAPMSAGVPAAMMYTGHVYPGPSSNVVTMQPKTLLESAFFMPDEMRAEVLARNEISNLIMDAAEAAQHALPLEVENYHALYPLEPPAQPLHAKLTFPATTYRATHNTTGYKYCLRRIHGFRLQSTKCMTLVEMWKKLQHTNVVQLREVFTTKAFGDNSLVLVYDYHPGSQTLLAKYFTPAPETNGYTDPFQGEARPFSHKSNMQRTSNGPLLPEATIWSIIMQLTAGLKAIHHAGLACKVLDPTKIIVTGKRVRFSSCCISDITQFDPNASNPLALVNMHQQDDLTALGRLVLALACRCLQSVQRDNVQSSIDMVTRNYSTDLRNFIVYLFTTNNRRSVTDLMPMIGARFYTQLDALQSKIDMQEDELAKEMENGRLYRILVKLNSINERPDFNLDCTWSETGDRYMLKLFRDYLFHSVTEDGRPWLDHAHIVQCLNKLDAGSIERVQLMSRDEQSVLIVSYAELKNCLENAFSELMSSAAN; encoded by the exons ATGGATCCAATTTTCTTCTCGCCAACGAATGGAATACCGTCAGAGAGTAAACTCGCCACTTATATG GTCACGCCGCAGTCGCCCGAGTTCATTCCAACGCGCCTTGGCTCGACGCCCAACTTCTATGCACCATATCACAACGCGCCCATGCAATTAAGTAATGGGCTCAATGGCGTCAATGGGTTAacagccgccgcagcagcagcagcagcagccgccgccgccgccgcagcagcagttcCCTCCTCCACGTCATCGGCGTCCTCCGCCTCGGTGACCATCAGCAAAACGGCCAACGGTGGCGCCTCCATGCTCGCCCTGCAAAAGACCGCATCCATCGCCTCTGTAACCATCgcacaacagcagccacagcatccacagaaacagcaacagcatccgCCGTCGGTGGGCGGAGGAGCTGTGTCCGCCGCCTCCGCCCCCATTGCCATTAGTGGCGCTCCACCGAATCCCGCCGCAGCTCCGTTCGTCAGCAGCATGTCCGCTCAGACGCCGCTCAAGGGGAGGGGCGCCATGATGCGCCAGGAATCACCAACGGCAGCCATGATTTCGGGCGCAGGGCCAGGTGAGAAGTCGCCACCGCACGGGATGACGCCGCACGGAGCATCGCCCATACCATCAGCGCTGCCCACCAGCGTGCACCAG GAGAACGTAGGCGGCACCATATACTTCTATCCGACTGCCAACGCACAGAACAGCCAGCCCGTCGTCAATTCCATGGTGGTGGATGGAACGCATCCGGCTCTCCATGGCGTGAGTGCTGTGGCGCCGATGAGTGCGGGCGTTCCGGCGGCCATGATGTACACGGGGCATGTGTATCCGGGACCGTCCTCCAACGTGGTCACCATGCAGCCAAAGACGCTGCTGGAGTCGGCCTTCTTTATGCCCGACGAGATGCGCGCCGAAGTCCTCGCCCGCAACGAGATCTCTAACCTGATCATGGACGCAGCGGAGGCTGCGCAGCACGCTCTACCGCTGGAGGTGGAGAACTACCATGCCCTGTATCCACTGGAACCGCCGGCGCAGCCGTTGCACGCCAAGCTCACGTTCCCCGCCACCACTTATAGGGCCACGCACAACACGACGGGCTACAAGTACTGCCTGCGAAGAATACATG GTTTCCGCCTGCAGTCGACCAAGTGCATGACGCTGGTGGAGATGTGGAAGAAGCTGCAGCACACGAATGTGGTACAACTGCGTGAGGTGTTCACGACGAAAGCATTTGGTGATAACT CTTTAGTATTAGTGTACGACTATCATCCCGGCTCACAAACATTACTGGCCAAATACTTCACTCCGGCGCCAGAGACCAACGGGTACACTGATCCATTCCAAGGCGAGGCCCGCCCCTTCAG TCATAAGAGTAACATGCAGCGAACGAGCAATGGACCGCTGCTACCGGAGGCCACCATCTGGTCGATCATCATGCAGCTGACCGCCGGCTTAAAAGCCATCCACCATGCCGGTCTTGCCTGCAA GGTTCTGGATCCCACAAAGATTATAGTGACGGGCAAGCGTGTACGGTTTAGCTCATGCTGCATTTCGGATATAACGCAATTCGATCCGAATGCATCCAATCCCTTGGCGCTGGTTAATATGCATCAGCAG GACGATCTGACCGCTTTGGGTCGCTTAGTATTAGCTTTGGCCTGCCGCTGTCTTCAATCCGTGCAACGCGACAATGTCCAGTCCAGCATCGATATGGTCACGCGAAACTACTCCACCGATCTGCGAAACTTTATTGT TTACCTCTTCACCACCAATAATCGTCGCTCCGTGACCGACCTGATGCCGATGATTGGTGCCCGCTTCTATACGCAACTGGATGCACTGCAGAGCAAAATTGATATGCAGGAGGACGAGTTGGCCAAGGAGATGGAGAACGGGCGGTTATATCGCATTTTGGTCAAACTTAATAGCATCAACGAGCGACCCGA CTTTAATCTGGACTGCACTTGGTCTGAGACTGGTGATAGATACATGTTGAAATTATTCCGTGATTATTTGTTCCATTCCGTCACTGAGGATGGCCGGCCCTGGCTAGATCACGCACACATTGTACAATGCCTCAACAAGCTGGATGCTGGCTCCATAGAGCGC GTGCAACTGATGTCCCGCGACGAGCAATCGGTACTCATCGTCTCCTATGCTGAACTCAAGAATTGTCTGGAGAACGCCTTCTCCGAACTGATGTCAAGTGCGGCCAACTGA